A part of Vigna radiata var. radiata cultivar VC1973A chromosome 11, Vradiata_ver6, whole genome shotgun sequence genomic DNA contains:
- the LOC106777980 gene encoding uncharacterized protein LOC106777980 isoform X2: MAVSLTRLSWWLWGGKEKEPVSSGSQLKSSSEWGFKERETLKFPSVKGTKIAPSHRKGKRKWQSREERRLDREYDVVLVSSDGDGCWSDSESDDSDWSIGWLEPHGSEFLQSDDDMDNSFAVLVPCYRKEVESSSKELLSAIKNLPNEFSPVFYVVWPC, encoded by the exons GTTTGTCATGGTGGTTGTGGGGTGGCAAAGAGAAAGAGCCAGTTTCCAGTGGCTCTCAGCTGAAGTCATCTTCTGAATGGGGTTTTAAGGAGAGAGAGACTCTGAAGTTTCCTTCTGTGAAGGGAACAAAGATAGCTCCTTCTCACAGGAAGGGTAAAAGGAAATGGCAGAGCAGGGAAGAGAGaagacttgatagagagtacgATGTTGTGCTGGTGTCATCTGATGGTGATGGTTGTTGGTCAGACTCTGAATCTGATGACTCAGATTGGTCCATTGGGTGGCTGGAGCCTCATGGCTCTGAATTTCTTCAGAGTGATGACGATATGGATAATAGTTTTGCTGTGCTGGTTCCTTGCTATAGGAAGGAGGTGGAGAGTTCAAGCAAGGAGCTTTTGAGTGCCATCAAGAACCTTCCAAATGAATTTTCTCCTG TTTTCTATGTGGTTTGGCCTTGTTGA
- the LOC106777980 gene encoding uncharacterized protein LOC106777980 isoform X1, translating to MAVSLTRLSWWLWGGKEKEPVSSGSQLKSSSEWGFKERETLKFPSVKGTKIAPSHRKGKRKWQSREERRLDREYDVVLVSSDGDGCWSDSESDDSDWSIGWLEPHGSEFLQSDDDMDNSFAVLVPCYRKEVESSSKELLSAIKNLPNEFSPASKNYMEHWLASLQSFKA from the exons GTTTGTCATGGTGGTTGTGGGGTGGCAAAGAGAAAGAGCCAGTTTCCAGTGGCTCTCAGCTGAAGTCATCTTCTGAATGGGGTTTTAAGGAGAGAGAGACTCTGAAGTTTCCTTCTGTGAAGGGAACAAAGATAGCTCCTTCTCACAGGAAGGGTAAAAGGAAATGGCAGAGCAGGGAAGAGAGaagacttgatagagagtacgATGTTGTGCTGGTGTCATCTGATGGTGATGGTTGTTGGTCAGACTCTGAATCTGATGACTCAGATTGGTCCATTGGGTGGCTGGAGCCTCATGGCTCTGAATTTCTTCAGAGTGATGACGATATGGATAATAGTTTTGCTGTGCTGGTTCCTTGCTATAGGAAGGAGGTGGAGAGTTCAAGCAAGGAGCTTTTGAGTGCCATCAAGAACCTTCCAAATGAATTTTCTCCTG CAAGCAAAAACTACATGGAACACTGGCTAGCTTCTCTTCAGAGTTTTAAAGCGTAG
- the LOC106777196 gene encoding protein NETWORKED 2D, producing the protein MLQRAASNAYSWWWVSHIRTKQSKWMEQNLQDMEEKVQSVMKLLAEEGDSFAKRAEMYYKRRPELIIFVEESFKAYRALAERYDHISTELQNANNTIASVFPDRVPLMDEDDDDPSQRLPKKKTEGLKNIPKPPHKDLKTVITAATATKKLQSKIAAATAAAATPKVPKSGLSRKDALEEIDKLQKEILALQTVKEFAKNSYENSLSRYWDTEEQIKELQERVSSLHEELGEGVDIEDDEARRLIAGAALQSCQEALTQLEKKQERSLDETKIESKRVKDVKAKVGSLMDEFHYERKNSKEPGIQSDLKIIAETELDENANDLTRKKQELQLLKKNLKENFETSSNSSFSVAEMAEKIDELVNKVINLETSVSSQSAMVKRLRTETDELHEQIRILEKDKENLINDKHKLNDQLTKMEKKMHGVEDLNQIVEDQNINLQTQFTDAHSNLDHLSEKVQNVKPDEEAKITHLSDEQKDSSPQEELKCESTADLVEDDATDKGLKVAATVEDDLASDKPEVTGSPFANITGSLENDVKSVNEVEVTSSLEMEETTPVENKIPEVLKEQDKNVNPGKGDEKATADVSTTTENQEVEQQLASNKLDSSSESSEKQQENYAKQSSCERENSLKVDSKEQATAQDEPDWRKLFTNGMHDREQVLLAEYTTTLRNYKDVKKRLAEIEKKNQDSNSDSSVQLKELKTANATKDEEIRTLRQKLVLLQRSFEGNEDLAEVTVVMPSEKNGMEEVLKVEPQSTSPIEDKFRSNMDEILEQNLTFWLNFSAYYSEIQKFQTTIKDLETELSKLQERGKTSEGSSSIKYSIRSDAKPIYKHLTEIQGEITVWMEKGAVLKEELHNRFSSLCGIQEDITAALKSSAEDDDFRFTSYQAAKFQGEILNMKQENNKVADELQAGLDVVSALQLDVEKALVNLNDEHGFSVSRRQQNGQLRQSESRAKVPLRSFIFGSKPKKQSIFSCMTPGMNRKYR; encoded by the exons ATGTTGCAGAGAGCCGCAAGCAATGCTTATTCATGGTGGTGGGTTAGCCACATCCgaacaaaacaatcaaaatgGATGGAGCAAAACCTTCAAG ATATGGAGGAAAAAGTGCAAAGTGTTATGAAGCTCTTAGCGGAAGAGGGTGACTCTTTTGCCAAGAGAGCAGAAATGTATTACAAAAGGAGACCGGAACTGATAATCTTTGTGGAGGAATCATTCAAGGCTTACCGGGCTTTAGCCGAACGATATGATCACATATCAACAGAGTTACAAAATGCCAACAACACCATTGCTTCTGTCTTTCCAGATCGCGTCCCACTTATGGATGAAGATGACGATGATCCATCACAAAggcttccaaaaaaaaaaacagaaggGTTGAAAAATATACCAAAGCCTCCCCATAAAGATTTGAAAACGGTCATAACAGCAGCAACAGCCACAAAGAAATTGCAATCCAAGATAGCAGCTGCCACTGCAGCTGCTGCTACTCCAAAAGTTCCTAAATCTGGTTTGAGCAGAAAAGATGCCCTTGAAGAGATTGACAAGCTGCAGAAAGAGATTCTGGCCCTACAAACTGTGAAAGAATTTGCAAAGAACTCTTATGAGAATTCCCTTAGTAGGTACTGGGACACTGAGGAGCAAATAAAGGAATTGCAAGAGAGAGTTTCCTCTCTGCATGAAGAACTTGGAGAAGGTGTTGacattgaagatgatgaagCTCGGCGTTTGATAGCAGGAGCTGCTCTTCAATCATGCCAAGAGGCATTGACGCAGTTagaaaagaaacaggaaagaTCACTTGATGAAACTAAAATCGAGTCCAAAAGGGTAAAGGATGTCAAGGCCAAGGTGGGCTCTCTCATGGACGAATTCCATTATGAACGGAAGAATTCTAAAGAGCCAGGGATCCAaagtgatttaaaaataatagcaGAAACAGAGTTAGATGAAAATGCCAATGATTTGACTCGGAAGAAGCAGGAGCtgcaattattaaaaaagaaccTTAAAGAGAACTTTGAAACTAGCTCCAATTCATCATTCAGTGTAGCAGAGATGGCAGAGAAGATTGATGAGCTAGTGAACAAAGTGATCAATTTGGAAACTTCAGTATCATCGCAGAGCGCTATGGTGAAGAGACTGAGAACAGAAACTGATGAACTTCACGAGCAGATTCGAATTCTGGAAAAGGATAAGGAGAATCTTATCAACGACAAACATAAATTGAATGACCAACTGACGAAGATGGAAAAAAAGATGCATGGAGTAGAGGATCTAAACCAAATTGTAGAGGATCAGAATATCAATCTCCAAACCCAATTCACTGATGCACATTCTAATCTTGATCATCTCTCAGAGAAAGTCCAAAACGTGAAGCCAGATGAGGAGGCTAAGATCACACATTTATCAGATGAACAAAAGGACTCATCACCCCAAGAGGAATTAAAATGCGAATCTACAGCTGATTTGGTAGAGGATGATGCAACAGATAAGGGGCTTAAGGTTGCTGCTACTGTTGAAGATGATCTAGCATCAGACAAGCCTGAGGTCACTGGCTCACCATTTGCAAATATCACCGGTTCATTGGAAAATGATGTCAAGTCAGTAAATGAGGTTGAGGTCACCAGTTCCTTAGAAATGGAAGAAACTACCCCTGTGGAAAACAAAATTCCCGAAGTGTTAAAAGAACAAGATAAGAATGTAAATCCTGGCAAAGGTGACGAAAAGGCAACAGCTGATGTGAGCACTACCACAGAAAATCAGGAAGTCGAACAACAACTAGCAAGCAACAAGCTAGATAGTTCTTCAGAGAGTTCAGAGAAACAGCAAGAAAATTATGCTAAACAAAGTTCATGTGAGAGAGAGAATTCTCTCAAAGTTGATTCCAAGGAGCAAGCAACAGCACAAGATGAACCTGATTGGCGGAAATTGTTTACAAATGGAATGCATGATAGAGAACAAGTTCTGCTGGCTGAATATACTACTACTCTTCGAAACTATAAAGATGTCAAGAAGAGGCTGGCtgaaatagagaagaaaaatcaagataGCAACTCTGATTCATCTGTGCAGCTAAAAGAACTGAAGACAGCCAATGCCACGAAAGATGAAGAGATAAGAACTCTGCGTCAAAAACTAGTTCTCTTGCAGAGAAGCTTTGAAGGAAATGAAGATCTGGCAGAGGTAACTGTAGTGATGCCATCAGAAAAGAACGGCATGGAGGAAGTTCTAAAAGTTGAACCTCAATCTACTTCACCTATTGAAGACAAATTCCGGTCAAACATGGATGAAATTCTAGAGCAGAACTTAACTTTCTGGTTAAATTTCAGTGCTTATTACTCTGAGATACAGAAGTTTCAAACCACTATCAAAGATTTGGAGACCGAGCTGTCAAAACTACAGGAAAGAGGAAAGACGTCAGAGGGTAGTAGTAGTATAAAGTATTCTATAAGATCAGATGCAAAACCAATTTACAAACACCTAACAGAGATCCAGGGTGAAATAACTGTCTGGATGGAAAAAGGTGCCGTGTTGAAGGAAGAACTGCATAATCGATTCTCATCTTTGTGTGGCATCCAAGAGGATATAACAGCAGCATTGAAATCCAGTGCTGAAGATGATGACTTCAGGTTCACAAGCTACCAAGCTGCCAAGTTCCAAGGTGAGATTTTGAACATGAAACAGGAAAACAACAAGGTTGCTGATGAACTTCAAGCGGGTTTAGATGTTGTATCGGCTCTCCAACTTGACGTAGAAAAGGCTCTGGTGAACTTGAATGATGAACATGGGTTCTCGGTTTCAAGAAGACAGCAAAATGGCCAGCTAAGACAATCAGAGTCTCGGGCCAAGGTTCCACTGAGGTCTTTTATCTTTGGCTCCAAACCAAAGAAACAATCAATCTTCTCCTGTATGACCCCTGGAATGAATCGGAAATACCGGTAG